The nucleotide window acattatttttactcttaaaattttttccattttccaCTTTTCAACACCCCCTAAACCCCTCATATTCCACGAactaaaatcatttaaaaacttTATTACACACCTTATTTCGGTTTTTGGGGCAGCACCTTCTTACTTTCTCTTTCTGTTTTGCTTGCCTTCTTTTTTATGCCAATTTCATTCCAAGTTTGGAGAATAGCCATAATGTCTTCATCCTCGTCATATAAAACAGCTCTTGATTCGACAGTCAGATCCCAAGCAGCCATATTTTCAGCCATATCTTTATCCCAACTTTCTCCGTATTCATCTTGATTAGTTTCACCATCTGCATCCCACTCTAAGTCCTCCGAAGCTTCCAAGTTCTTTACAACTCCTTCATCATCCAATCCAGTTTCCCACACTACTGTATTCTCATCCTCTAAATCTGAATCTTGCACTACATCACCACTCATCAGACATATGCCAACATGCTACTTACCACTCTCGTCCAAACTAGCGTGGATCTTATTAACTACACCTGGTGGAATATTTTTTTCGCTGCGCTGTGCTGTTCGAACAATTCTTCGCACCTCTATCAATCTCTTTTCCGGCTTGATTTTGCTCGTCGGGTGCATAAGGGGCTTCACACTCCTCCTTGCCCTCCACACCATCAAGTTCAGCACGGACATTATCACCTCTGCCACGAGCAGCTGACTTCCGCACTGCTCTTAGATCTGCCTCGTCGGCGCTGTTCACGGTGGCATCAACCCCTTCGCGAACTCCATAACCAGCCACACCCTTCTCTTCACCGTCGCCCGTAGTAGCCAGCAAGGAGACCATTTTAAAACGCACAATAACGTACTCTCCATCGCACCACACAGCCACTTTGCCGCCACACCCCACTAACATATTGGGCCGTATATGCTTTAACCCAGCCCCAACTGAATTTTTGTTCAACACCAGATCAATCCCTTTTTTCCGTTTATCCCCGTATTTCCAAGTCTCCGTTCTTTCAGAGATTGTTTCATTACTGATTGTTTGAGATCTCATAGATTCCGCACACACCATAACTGCCAGATACGCCAAAGGATTATCCGTTCACGTTTTTAAAAAATCCTCATGCCACTCATCCAATTTCTCAACAGCAAATACCTTGGAATTAGTGGATGTAATCAATCttgattatagtaaaaattcTACCATTGTCGTGGAGGAGAATGGATGTAGGTCACATTGCACTTCATTACCGAACCAAAATACATCGAGGCGttactcttcttctttcttttctttactgtttcaATTTTGCTGTGCCACGGATGTGACAAAAACGAAAATTGTCTTCTAAACCAGAATTCTGTATAACTTGTTTATTCAAGTCTAAAGTGATTCCTTATTTCAACCCCATCTTAATTGACTTGGAACCTTCATTCTTCTTTCACCCTCTTGATAAGAACTTGTGTTACGATTAAGAAATTTCAATGTCAAAATTGAAAaacttctcatcatcatcattatatataattcttcttcttcttttaccttctcctaatttttttattttacacttttaacaagaataaaaataaaaaaatcaaacaaaaaagaagaaatatataATGTTACAAAACCATCAAGAAGAGGAGGAAAAAAATGTAGTAGCAGCAATAAAAAATAACGATAAGGAGGAAACATGCGAAGAAGAATGTATTTATATTAAAGTGCATGAGATACGCATTGGGAGAAGTAGGAGCgttttcactaatgaaatcagTTTCTGTTGAATTTCggacaatttaattaaatttaattgtcaaaaaaatttaaatgtataatatAATTGCGCTTATTATATTACCCAAACTCAACTGGTTAtatatttaagtaaatatttttttaaacagaACTAATTTTATGATTACATTAccgataaattaaataaatatgttatttttaagtgaataaataataaaggattTTGTTACgaaattaacttttttaaataaataatcaagcaataaaatagcagaagaaacaaaTATGACAAGAAGAAATTAGAGTATGGCTGAAAAACTATAAAACATGAGGATGAGCCAGCAAGCAATGGTTGTAGAGTGCTGGTACACCAACCATTTGCCCATTTTGCTGGCGGTTTTGCATGCCACCACCACACCAATCTCCCACATGCTCGTCACATGTCTATCATTAATAACTCCCAACCACATATTGAGTATGGAATTTGGAAAGGCATCGATTTTTCttccataataataattactatcaTAGTTACCATGATTATATAATTCTTACaacattaataaaatataactaaactTAAAGTAAtgttttttagtatttaaaaatatttttaatctaaatataaaaataaaaataaaaataattttaatgttatCAACaccttttaaatattattaaaattatagataACATAACAATTTAAAATGTCTAATTATCTACCACATATAGTACATTGAAAAGTTCGATTACACGCTTGCACTAGTAagattttgtattattattatgttcttcaattgaaaaataaataaaagagctaACTAGATCACATCAGTTACTCCTAATATACATTCAGTGGTCTAATTTTACTTTCTTTAATATGGCTAATAGAGTTTGAGATAAGGGTGAAAAAATTGAGAACCAAAAGCTTGTGAGAGAAAACTGTATAAATCTAaatgttctttttttatttgcttttaatcAATCTGAATTTATCAGTACAATGTGTTGTTTTTATACTAGACACTACAACAAATAGCATTATTGTAACTGTTTTTTATTACTTAGAGACGGTTTTAACTGTCGCTAAATCTTTTTGCGGCGGTTTAAAAAGCGTCATAGATTTGAGGGTCGCCAGGTGACCTAACAACAGTTTTGGACCACTGTTGGTAAAGAGCATCGTTAAATTATTTGTGACGATTTTAGAAGTATAAAACGATCGCTAATTTATAACACTTGGTTGGATgctttttatgttatatttagCGACGGTTCAGTTTGAAATcgtcactaaattactaaatcatgtgataattttttttatatttcgtGACTATTTTAAACCGTCACAATATATTTAGCGACCGTTTGAAAccataatttctttttcttattttgtgacTGTTTTAGTCATCACAAAAACAGTCcctaaggtagcgtttgtttttgGAGACAGTACACAAAGACATGGACAATAAATGTTTAAAATGTGTTTGGTAGCAGAGACATGGACAGTGGACACATTGTCTCTGGAacagtttttttaattttagtgtcCACTCTTTTATGGAGGACAATGATGGACACGGGAATTAACAATGTGGACAcagattttttaatgaaaattctTTCCTATTTTATCCctacatattattattattccattgttaccctttttaaaatcatatcataAGCCCTAATTTTGTGTTGTGTAGCAGCCTTCTCCTCCAAGATTATCTTCCCTTGCTCTCTGTTTCGTctctccttcttccttctcGTTTTCAGATTCTTTTTTCGTTTCACTTCCCAGGTCTAGCTCTCtgtctcttctctttctctttgatCTCtgtccctttcttcttcttcttatttctcttctttctctctgtttcttctctttctctttgctctctgtcccattcttcttcttatttctcttctttctccgGTGTTCTATTGTTTAGTATTTtatcttattcttctttctttttctttgatttattttttttttctttactgcTTCTCCTCTTCATTTTTTTGCTCAACTAATTTAACTACAACATTTCAGAAGCAAAATATTTATTAGAGCTTGTCACAACTTTTGGAATTCACGTGTTCTTCTCTTTCTCAGTCACGCAGGTATATAACTTTACCTTTCCTCTTTGCTTTTTAATTTCGTTTgtattattttactttaaattaTTGGGTTCTTCtggcttcttttatttttatttgtttatattgtttgtgatttgaaaatgtaaaaattaaatatggaCATGAGAAATGGTAtttttggtgtcaaaatttttaatttatgcagTCCTGctgtgaatgaatgattgaacataTTTTGTTTAGAATGGAATAaggaatgaaaaaaattatattgaactCTTCTTATTGATTtgaatgcaaaaataaaataattagttggtgatgttgttatttttattcttattgattatttatagtatttatgttattttataataaattatgatttaaattttttatctgttGTTAGGGAAGAATGGAACCATTGGACTACTCTAAACAATTTAGgcgatttcttttttttttattattttatgattgagATTGAACTTGAGACAGccacaatattaattttgatgtttgcatttttatgtttgaGAAATAAGAGAAGGAGACATTTGTTGATTAGGAATAGAGAAATTAATACTAATCCCTTAAGACGGAATGTGTTAAGCCGCATAATAGGAGGAGGCGATAGGAATTGTATTTGGGAATTAAGGATAAGCGTAGATGCATTAGGAAGATTATGTGAGTTACTTAAAGTTCAGGGTGGATTAAGCGATGAATGTCATGTAAATATACCAGAGCAagtgattatatttttaataattttagctCATCATAAAAAGAATCGCACACTCCAAGTTAGATTTTATAGGTCAGGAGAAACAATAAGTAAGTATTTTAATAAAGTTTTGTCGTCGGTAATACGTGTCCAAAGCCTGTTGTTTGCAAAGCCTGTTCCTGTTCCAGATGATTGCATAGATCCCCGATGAAAATGGTTCAAGGTACGTCTAATGAAGAAACGCGGTTGTGGTTTTGTATTATATATGGTTTGGTATAGAGATAGTTTTGAACCTTCAATTTCTTTGCTTTAGAACTGTCTAGGAGCATTAGATGGAACATATATAGATGTGACTGTCCCTGAAGAAGATAAATCAAGATACAGAACAAGAAAGGGTAAAATATCAACCAACGTCCTAGGCGTATGCAATCGAGATATGAATTTTGTGTACGTACTTAGTGGATGGGAAGGATCCGCATCGgattcaagagtccttagagaTGCAATTTCACGTCGCAATAACCTCAAGATACCAATTGGTATGTAATAGTTAAATTTTAGGTAACTAAAAcacttcaaaatttttaattcataaaaCTTTCTTAATCCTCATAACGTGTCTCTTTTAATTTATAGGGAATTATTATTTAGTGGATGCTGGTTATACTAATTGCAAGGGGTTTCTAGCACCATATAGGCAAACTCGATACCACGTACAAGAATGGGCCTATGGTAGAAATGCGCCTAGAAACTTTCGAGAATATTTTAACAAGAAGCACTCTTCAGCTAGGAACATTATTGAacgttgttttggtttattaacGAAGAGATGGGCAATTTTGAGGAGTCCTTGTTTCTACCAAATcaagacacaaaataaaataattattgcttgttgtttattacaaaattttattcggCTTAATATGGACTCCGATCCTGAGGAGGACATATCACTTGAGAATGAGCAAGTGCTTATTGGAGAGGAGCATGGTGATAACCAAGATGGCGACGATGAAATGATTGACAGTGTAGAGGACAGCAATGAATGGACTGTTTGGCGAGACAACTTAGCACATGAAATGTACAATGAGTGGATGCATAGCcgaattaattaattgtcatATGATTGGcttatttgattgaaaatgtaTATTATTGATTCATTTTGATTCATTCTCTCTAATATTAATATTCTCTGAAATCTTTATATTCCTGTATTTGTTACTTGTACAATCGTCTTCTCTTCCTTTTCCATATTTTTCTTCAACATAGTGTCAAAGTGGTAACATCAACCAAGACCTAATCATATAACTATTTTTCTGAGTTCCTAAAAGATGGATCATCTTTCTTTTGTAGCCTCCTATTTTCACATTTTTGTGATTTCTGATTATATCTACGTCTTGCATTTTCCTGTTTGCAATCATATTTAACTCTTTTCCAACCCAATTTTCCTTTTAGATTGATTAGCTTTGTTTCATGATATTTATTATACCTGGTGGGTTTTCTTATCCTTTTTAATTCCCCGTctaatgaatttaaaaaaaaacagtttCCAACTAACTTGCCATTCCTCTAATTtcttatcaaaatttttacCTTGGTTGGAAGCTGGAACTCATGCTTAGCTCACTTAATCTCTTGTTGTCACTTTCTTTCAAAACAAGCATTGATTACctagattttgaaaaaataattgatgGAAAGGCAACCTGAACTATACATACCAATGTTCAAGCTGCTAGTTGCCATGTCTTAGGACACCTTCACCAAAGAATGTTCTTCTAGCCAAGCTAACTGCCTTTGGCTTGTTTTTGATAGTTTGAATTATtatgtgtattttatttaactatattGTATTGATACATTATAAAGATAATGTCATGATATGTTTATGATGTTCAATTGAATTCTGATTTAGTTAATCTAGATTGTAGAGACAAATGGACAGACATGTTTGGACTGATGAGGAGACAGAGGCATTTGTTGGTTTTATGGAGGAGCTTGTCATTGAAGGAAGAATAGCTGATGCAGGTCAATTTAGGCCTAGATCTTTTGAGAAACTTGCTGCAAAAATGAATGAGAGGTTTCCAAGTGGTGGTTTTCAAATAACTCATTGCAAAAACAAGGTTAAGAGGTTGAAAGAGAAATATCAATTTGCTGCTGACATGGCAGGCTGTAGCGGTTTTAGATGGGATGATGTGAAGCAATGCGTGGTTGTGGACAACAAAGAGATCCTCGCTGCTTATATGAAGGTTGGTTTACAAGTTTGATTTTgttgaattaattttattctacttGATAGTCTGTCCTTCTTTGttgatcttttattttttattttttctagaaACAAGGAGTAAGGTTGTATACTCCAGGAAAGCCTTTTCCCCTTTATACACGcttggaaaaaatattttgtaagaaAAGAGCAAATGGGGATGCTGCTGTATGCGGCAATGACGCTGAAGAAGAAGTGCAAATGAATGGGTATGAAGAAATGGACGAAGAAGATACGGATTTCTTTAACTCAAATCATGATTGTAGTGAATCTCTACTCCAACAATCAAATTCTGTGGCTTCATCTTCTGGgaagaaacaaggaaagaagCCTTCCTCATTTAAAGCGGCAAAGGATACCAAGATGATGAAGGAGTTAACTGACACGCTGAAATATGTGTTCGATTAACAGGGAAAGCGTTTGGATGCTTTTGCCCAAGCTATGGTAAACACTCGTGAGGAAAAAAAGACTGGTGATATACTCAGCGAACTTGGATTCACTGATGATGAAGTTATTTCTATTGCACTCAAGTTCTCCACAAATCCTCAACTGGAAAAAATGTTTTGGTCATTGGAAAATAGTCAGAAAACCGGATTTATTAGAGCTATATTGCATACTTAGAATTAGAGTTAATCTCTTTGAGTTATCATTTCATTTTGTGCAGACTTAGGTTCAAACAAGCATAATTTTACATGCAAGATTTTTTTGATGTTAGTGCATAGTTAGTTTTACGTATTGGTTTTAATTATGTTACTGCAGAAACTTATTCAAAATGGGTGCTTAATTGTTTAAGCTTTTGGTTAGAAATTGTTTAATTGTTTAAGATTTTGGTTAGAAATTAATATCTTGTATAtggtttaaattaaatataaattcatttattgtaaattatttttttaaaaaaataatgtttttttCATAAGGTTACGTCCAGTCTTCGATGTTAGTTTTTCCGGTGTTCATTGTtaataaggttgaagaatagaTAATTTGCAATTAGTACACCTCATTTCATTGTGTTGCACTAGTTTGGAAAGGTTTGTTATGCAAAAGAACCCAAAATAGTTAAACGGAACGGTTCAAGAACACCTGGGAAACTCATATATTGTATTTCACAAAAATCAACCATGTAGAGATGGAATGAACAAGCATAACTCAAATGGTCCACTTCTGAAAAATAAAGCTCGAAAACTATTATTAAGTGTAACAATAAGTGACACAAGTTATTGAAACTTCAGGCTCAACGATATTCTACATGTAAATGCATATGTCTCATGTCCTAAACATGTATGCatattctctcttctctcatggaaatttgaaatagaataaaatgaTGACtgtgaataatattttaaaaaaaataaaatattaagcaGTTGCAGTTTGATCATTTTATACTTCATCAACCATCAGCCATTCCCACCTCTGAAAACCAAACTCAGTCCTTCGTGTAATAGAGAACACACAGTTAGTCAAATTTCCATGCTTCAATTACATTTTATGCTACATCAAAACTACAATGCAAAAGCATCTCAATTGATTAAAACAATGGCTTTCCTCTGTtaccaaaaagaaaagtctACCCAAGCTAGAAACAAAAGTGGGGTGCTCACGGAGAGAAGTCTTAGCCTCCTACGTCAGTTTGTGGTCAAAACTCCCCATTCATACCCCAATCCAGAGGATCTAAATGTGCTTGGTTG belongs to Arachis duranensis cultivar V14167 chromosome 8, aradu.V14167.gnm2.J7QH, whole genome shotgun sequence and includes:
- the LOC110274776 gene encoding uncharacterized protein LOC110274776; the encoded protein is MAGCSGFRWDDVKQCVVVDNKEILAAYMKKQGVRLYTPGKPFPLYTRLEKIFCKKRANGDAAVCGNDAEEEVQMNGYEEMDEEDTDFFNSNHDCSESLLQQSNSVASSSGKKQGKKPSSFKAAKDTKMMKELTDTLKYVFD